A single Paenibacillus sp. FSL R5-0517 DNA region contains:
- a CDS encoding response regulator transcription factor: MNRLCKVLIVDDEFLVRQGIKHHMNWEAEGFIIVGEASNGEEGLQQVSLLKPDIVITDIVMPVMDGETFVRTLKANNPQIEVIVLSSFSEFEYVRSTLQHGAADYILKPKLDTNELLQVLQRTAGKIPELQFEPSHDGWRLGQLMEKMLSGFTLDEDSEMAMIRDTFPHKSFRLLVYEPMDAGNRLKLDQEQMESRLRSDLPEVECAMVPAEGTLPVMLLNVDPARDGWLVERIRQLASEKATGEGGPGWVLSESFTSFEQMGVVYRERLIKLMEYRFYYKDRPILVYGELPPLHPAGYQFNVNMFLQHVKRNRVETAREYLQEHATTLGRDYIADVFEIKSFLGNLIFNVTITLADMDVQSSGLEESKYTYFKNVDGALSLDEVMTVLDQFMTEVQECTAGAGGKRSDPNMKMLLDYMHEHFDQPLGLAEVAKHFHFNPSYLSSYFSSHKKEGFNEYLNKIRIEKAEELLRSDDVTISEISSMVGYSDHSYFCKVFKKFTGLSPSRYRRKFWA; this comes from the coding sequence ATGAACCGGTTGTGCAAGGTGCTGATTGTTGACGATGAGTTTCTGGTAAGGCAGGGCATAAAGCATCATATGAACTGGGAAGCAGAAGGATTTATCATTGTGGGTGAAGCTTCCAACGGTGAAGAAGGATTACAGCAGGTGAGCCTGTTAAAACCGGATATTGTGATTACTGACATTGTCATGCCTGTCATGGATGGTGAAACGTTTGTCCGTACACTAAAAGCCAATAATCCGCAGATTGAAGTTATTGTACTTAGCAGTTTCAGTGAGTTCGAATATGTACGATCTACGCTTCAGCACGGAGCAGCAGATTATATACTGAAACCGAAGCTGGACACGAATGAATTATTGCAGGTCCTTCAACGCACAGCGGGTAAAATTCCGGAGCTGCAGTTTGAGCCGTCGCACGATGGCTGGAGACTTGGACAGCTGATGGAGAAGATGTTATCCGGATTTACATTGGATGAAGATAGTGAAATGGCGATGATACGAGATACCTTTCCCCACAAATCCTTCCGTTTACTTGTGTATGAACCGATGGATGCTGGGAATCGACTGAAGCTGGATCAGGAACAGATGGAATCCAGGCTCCGCAGTGATCTGCCTGAAGTGGAATGTGCTATGGTTCCGGCAGAGGGTACATTACCTGTGATGCTTCTTAATGTCGATCCCGCGAGAGATGGCTGGTTGGTTGAACGGATTAGACAGTTGGCGAGTGAAAAAGCTACAGGAGAAGGCGGTCCTGGTTGGGTACTTAGTGAAAGCTTTACTTCATTTGAACAGATGGGTGTTGTCTATCGCGAACGCCTGATTAAACTGATGGAATATCGCTTCTATTATAAGGATCGACCCATTCTGGTGTATGGTGAACTGCCTCCACTGCATCCCGCTGGTTATCAGTTTAATGTGAATATGTTCTTACAGCATGTGAAGCGTAACCGGGTCGAAACGGCAAGAGAGTATCTACAGGAACATGCGACAACCCTTGGACGGGATTATATTGCCGATGTGTTTGAGATCAAATCATTTCTCGGTAACTTGATCTTCAATGTGACCATTACCCTCGCGGATATGGATGTTCAGTCTTCCGGGTTGGAAGAGAGCAAATATACGTATTTCAAAAATGTGGACGGGGCTTTGAGTCTGGACGAAGTCATGACTGTACTTGATCAGTTTATGACGGAAGTTCAGGAGTGCACCGCTGGTGCAGGTGGAAAACGAAGTGACCCGAATATGAAGATGCTGCTGGACTATATGCATGAGCATTTTGACCAGCCACTCGGACTTGCTGAAGTAGCCAAGCACTTTCATTTCAATCCATCGTATTTATCCAGTTATTTTTCATCTCACAAAAAAGAAGGATTTAATGAATATCTGAATAAAATTCGGATTGAAAAAGCCGAGGAACTGCTGCGATCCGATGATGTAACGATCTCTGAAATTAGCAGTATGGTAGGCTATTCCGATCATAGTTATTTTTGCAAAGTGTTCAAAAAATTCACCGGACTATCACCAAGCCGATACCGGCGCAAATTCTGGGCATAA
- a CDS encoding sensor histidine kinase produces the protein MKKWMNRLSRLGLFPKLFLVMVISIVLVSVLILWTTIHMSTNLFTETFSITNSKVLNQIKTNFESFNESIAAVTNNVTQSGAIRGFLSEGDADSVSTAKSFYNMRETMNRVQTIIESYEVGITIVGVNGRSFSTNPAYIKKTGDELKQEPITKEALESPSRLIFDYYRGDTSEGELQMISATKALTDRTRSHIYGTLYVTMREVEFQQFYSSFTSRGNDVVIMNEKGEIISSNRMDWIGTIQPELLTYAKDLSGDASKSINARVMGQESIVLSEYLPFYRFYLINVVDKDMAMGQLIDMKTVALICTAIVIGALVLVFLITSQITKSLRRLVKQMSNITKSDLDNYIPVSGSYESRQLGHAYNYMLDELHDYVDQLVQTQHEQRNAELAALQSQINPHFLYNTLASVKVLVQQGNKDRAADTINALIGLLQNTISDVSQTVTVEQEVENLKNYVFINHVRYGGRIKAAFYVAPDCTHYHVPKLMIQPFIENAFFHGFIKKDTGTIHVMVSRAGESLICEIMDNGDGIEGFVMGETLPNPKNNRQLFSGIGIRNVHDRIELLYGSPYGVTIMSKVGEGTRVTVTLPLITG, from the coding sequence ATGAAGAAATGGATGAACAGATTATCTCGTCTCGGTTTATTTCCCAAGTTGTTTCTGGTTATGGTCATCAGTATTGTTCTCGTCTCTGTACTCATCTTATGGACGACCATTCATATGTCTACCAATCTGTTTACCGAGACGTTCAGTATCACAAACTCCAAAGTGCTTAATCAGATCAAGACCAATTTTGAGTCTTTTAATGAATCGATTGCTGCGGTTACCAATAATGTAACTCAAAGTGGTGCCATTCGGGGATTTCTGTCTGAGGGGGATGCAGACTCAGTCTCAACGGCCAAATCTTTCTATAATATGCGTGAAACCATGAACCGGGTTCAAACCATTATCGAGTCATATGAAGTGGGGATTACCATTGTGGGTGTGAACGGACGAAGTTTCTCCACCAATCCGGCTTACATTAAGAAGACAGGAGATGAATTGAAGCAGGAGCCTATTACTAAAGAAGCGCTCGAGTCGCCGAGTCGGCTAATCTTTGACTATTACCGTGGTGATACCAGTGAAGGCGAACTGCAGATGATTTCTGCAACAAAGGCATTGACGGATCGAACAAGAAGTCATATATACGGGACACTTTATGTCACGATGAGAGAAGTGGAGTTCCAACAGTTCTATTCCAGTTTCACGAGTCGGGGTAATGATGTGGTCATTATGAACGAAAAGGGCGAAATCATATCTTCAAACCGTATGGACTGGATCGGAACAATTCAGCCGGAGCTACTCACATATGCTAAGGATTTGAGTGGGGACGCTTCGAAAAGTATTAATGCTCGTGTCATGGGGCAGGAGAGCATTGTTCTATCCGAGTATTTACCCTTTTATCGGTTTTACCTGATTAATGTGGTGGATAAAGATATGGCGATGGGGCAGCTCATTGACATGAAGACGGTTGCGTTGATCTGTACAGCGATCGTTATCGGTGCGCTTGTTCTGGTGTTTCTGATTACCAGCCAAATCACCAAATCACTGCGCAGACTGGTGAAGCAGATGTCTAATATCACGAAAAGTGATCTGGATAACTACATACCGGTTAGTGGCAGTTACGAGAGTCGGCAACTGGGCCATGCGTACAACTACATGCTTGATGAATTGCATGATTATGTGGATCAATTAGTACAGACACAGCATGAACAACGAAACGCAGAGCTTGCGGCATTACAGAGTCAGATTAATCCTCATTTCTTGTACAATACACTTGCATCTGTCAAAGTGCTGGTGCAACAAGGCAACAAGGACAGGGCTGCGGATACCATTAATGCCTTGATTGGATTGCTGCAAAATACGATCAGTGATGTGAGTCAAACGGTTACAGTGGAGCAAGAAGTCGAGAATCTGAAAAATTATGTCTTCATTAATCACGTCAGATACGGTGGCCGGATTAAAGCAGCTTTTTACGTTGCTCCGGATTGTACACACTATCATGTACCCAAACTGATGATCCAGCCGTTTATCGAGAACGCATTTTTCCATGGATTTATCAAGAAAGACACGGGTACGATTCATGTCATGGTGTCCAGAGCAGGAGAATCACTTATCTGTGAAATTATGGATAATGGCGATGGTATTGAAGGATTTGTCATGGGAGAAACGTTGCCCAATCCGAAAAATAATCGTCAACTTT